The following are encoded together in the Pseudomonas sediminis genome:
- a CDS encoding methyl-accepting chemotaxis protein has product MNHLRSLPISRRLWLILALALLTLILQGAYMLRQIHSDLYLAKSEKTEHVVQSVAGILKYFHDLESAGSLDREQAQKQAMEVIRGLRYAGQEYFWINDQTPVMVMHPTNPKLEGQNLSSFKDPDGKALFNEMVAITRSQGAGQVDYRWPKPGASDPVPKISYVELFQPWGWIIGSGVYVDDVQTEFKAQALKAITIGFLIAVLLTGLVVVITRSIVQPLQAAVDAMANIASGEGDLTRNLDTHGRDELTALAAHFNAFTDKLRHVIRQMLESAGSLDQAAGNLGDISSEAQHHSQQQAQQMELVATAVNEVTYGVQDVAKNAEHASSEMHTAEDQARQGQQNIEASLRQIDQLSGTIDKAVEVIQSLASESTQIGSVLEVIRSIAEQTNLLALNAAIEAARAGEQGRGFAVVADEVRLLAQRTQTSTAEIQGMIERLQGNSEAAVKVINESSRASQLTVEQASQAGESLAQIAQSLRNLTGLNASIASATLQQSHVVEDINQNVTQTAALAHNTAEAAEQSSAASQHLKQLADQLSRLLGQFRV; this is encoded by the coding sequence ATGAACCATTTACGCAGTCTCCCCATCAGCCGTCGCCTGTGGTTGATTCTGGCGCTTGCCCTCCTGACGCTGATCCTCCAGGGCGCTTATATGTTGCGCCAGATACACAGCGATCTTTACCTCGCCAAATCGGAAAAAACCGAGCATGTGGTGCAGAGCGTGGCGGGCATCCTCAAGTATTTCCATGATCTGGAAAGCGCCGGCAGCCTTGACCGTGAACAGGCCCAGAAACAGGCGATGGAGGTCATACGCGGGCTGCGTTATGCCGGCCAGGAGTATTTCTGGATCAATGACCAGACGCCGGTGATGGTCATGCACCCGACCAATCCCAAGCTCGAAGGTCAGAACCTGTCCAGCTTCAAGGATCCGGACGGCAAGGCGCTGTTCAACGAGATGGTCGCCATCACCCGCAGCCAGGGTGCCGGCCAGGTCGATTACCGCTGGCCGAAGCCAGGCGCCAGTGACCCGGTACCGAAGATTTCCTATGTCGAGCTGTTCCAGCCCTGGGGCTGGATCATTGGCTCCGGTGTCTATGTCGATGATGTACAGACAGAGTTCAAGGCTCAGGCACTGAAAGCCATCACCATCGGCTTTCTGATCGCCGTGCTGCTGACGGGGCTGGTGGTCGTCATTACCCGCAGTATCGTGCAACCGCTGCAGGCAGCGGTCGACGCCATGGCCAACATCGCCAGCGGCGAAGGCGACCTGACCCGTAATCTCGATACTCATGGCCGCGATGAACTCACCGCACTGGCCGCCCACTTCAATGCCTTCACCGACAAGCTGCGGCACGTTATCCGTCAGATGCTCGAGTCGGCCGGCTCGCTGGATCAGGCCGCGGGCAATCTCGGCGATATTTCCAGCGAAGCTCAGCACCATAGCCAGCAGCAGGCCCAGCAGATGGAGCTGGTCGCGACCGCCGTCAACGAGGTGACCTACGGTGTGCAGGACGTGGCGAAGAACGCCGAGCACGCCTCCAGCGAGATGCACACCGCCGAGGACCAGGCCAGACAAGGCCAGCAGAACATCGAAGCGAGCCTGCGCCAGATCGATCAGTTGTCGGGCACCATCGACAAGGCCGTCGAGGTGATCCAGTCACTGGCCAGCGAGAGCACGCAGATAGGCAGCGTGCTGGAGGTGATCCGCTCCATCGCCGAGCAAACCAACCTGCTCGCCCTCAACGCTGCCATCGAGGCTGCCCGCGCTGGTGAGCAGGGTCGCGGTTTCGCTGTGGTTGCCGACGAAGTGAGGCTGCTGGCGCAACGCACGCAAACCTCCACCGCAGAAATTCAGGGCATGATCGAGCGTCTTCAGGGCAACTCCGAGGCCGCGGTCAAGGTGATCAACGAAAGCAGTCGCGCCTCCCAACTGACTGTGGAACAAGCCAGCCAGGCCGGCGAAAGCCTCGCCCAGATCGCCCAGTCGCTACGCAACCTGACCGGGCTCAATGCCTCGATCGCCAGCGCCACCCTGCAGCAATCCCACGTGGTGGAGGACATCAATCAGAACGTCACGCAGACGGCAGCGCTGGCCCACAACACCGCCGAGGCTGCCGAGCAGTCGAGCGCGGCCAGCCAGCACCTGAAACAGCTGGCCGACCAGCTCAGTCGTCTGCTTGGGCAATTCCGCGTATGA
- a CDS encoding DUF3429 domain-containing protein, with protein sequence MHPFDAAKPPKLAVLLGYAGLVPFVGGALGIWVIPLGWRPFVLDALLDFAAVILAFMGAIHWGLAMRAEETDEKAKLQLGLSVIPPLLGWAALAGGLPIGLSLPIFLFAFIGLYLADMHAVRVGLAPQWYPALRTPLTLVVCLSLLVAWASVLIR encoded by the coding sequence ATGCACCCGTTCGACGCCGCGAAGCCACCGAAACTGGCCGTGTTGCTGGGTTATGCCGGGCTGGTGCCATTCGTTGGTGGTGCATTGGGAATCTGGGTGATTCCCCTGGGCTGGCGGCCTTTCGTGCTGGACGCGCTGCTGGATTTTGCTGCAGTGATTCTGGCCTTTATGGGCGCCATTCACTGGGGTTTGGCGATGCGGGCGGAGGAAACCGATGAAAAGGCCAAGCTGCAACTGGGGCTGTCGGTAATTCCGCCCTTGCTGGGCTGGGCCGCATTGGCAGGTGGACTGCCGATTGGCTTGTCCCTGCCGATTTTCCTTTTTGCCTTTATCGGCCTGTACCTGGCAGACATGCACGCGGTACGCGTAGGGCTGGCGCCGCAATGGTATCCGGCCCTGCGTACGCCGCTGACCCTGGTGGTCTGCCTGAGCCTGCTAGTGGCCTGGGCCAGCGTGTTGATTCGCTAA
- a CDS encoding acyltransferase family protein, which translates to MLVSVQALRALAAWVVVFHHVMQVFFDFQADSFVGRLFAERGAVGVDIFFVISGLVIYLSTQGKRITPWRFMLNRALRIVPAYWLYSLMAALIIAFANPVMPVQEFDLHHLLLSLFFIPAENPGGFGLYPTLNVGWTLNYEMFFYLLFALTFIFTERLRLVFIVLSLTVFGLLATQPWMSDFYRNSIVYEFVFGIGLGVIYTRGWIRQGFWLPLLVIAASLLTIYHFDNSMRLLHWGVPSALIVAACIAMEPCFRGNRLLSHMGDCSYSVYLLHVIVLSLGWYLQARLGLAPALVIAACIPVIALAAWGSYELIEKRFFVRAKLWIGQRTDSGKLQSLS; encoded by the coding sequence ATGCTGGTTTCAGTACAGGCTTTACGGGCGCTGGCAGCCTGGGTTGTGGTTTTTCATCATGTCATGCAGGTGTTCTTCGATTTTCAGGCCGACAGCTTCGTCGGTCGTCTGTTTGCTGAGCGGGGCGCCGTTGGTGTCGACATCTTCTTCGTCATCAGCGGCCTGGTGATCTATCTCTCCACTCAAGGCAAGCGCATCACGCCCTGGCGCTTCATGCTCAATCGCGCACTGCGTATCGTCCCCGCCTATTGGCTCTACTCGCTGATGGCTGCGCTGATCATCGCCTTTGCCAACCCGGTGATGCCGGTGCAGGAATTCGACCTGCATCATCTGCTGCTCTCGCTGTTCTTCATTCCCGCCGAGAACCCGGGAGGGTTCGGTCTCTATCCCACGCTCAATGTCGGCTGGACGTTGAATTACGAGATGTTTTTCTACCTGCTATTCGCCCTGACTTTCATCTTCACCGAGCGCTTGCGCCTGGTGTTCATCGTCCTCAGTCTGACGGTGTTCGGCCTGCTGGCCACGCAGCCATGGATGAGCGACTTCTACCGCAACAGCATCGTCTATGAGTTCGTCTTCGGCATAGGACTGGGCGTGATCTACACACGTGGCTGGATTCGTCAGGGCTTCTGGTTGCCACTGTTGGTCATCGCCGCATCGCTGCTGACCATCTACCACTTCGACAACTCCATGCGCCTGCTGCACTGGGGCGTGCCGAGTGCGCTGATCGTAGCCGCCTGCATTGCGATGGAGCCTTGTTTCCGGGGCAATCGCCTGCTCAGTCATATGGGCGATTGCTCCTATTCGGTGTATCTGCTGCACGTGATCGTGCTGTCACTGGGCTGGTACCTGCAGGCCCGTCTGGGGCTTGCCCCGGCCCTGGTCATCGCTGCCTGCATACCGGTGATCGCGTTGGCCGCCTGGGGCAGCTACGAGTTGATCGAAAAGCGCTTTTTCGTGCGCGCCAAGCTCTGGATAGGGCAGCGAACCGACTCGGGAAAGCTGCAGTCGTTATCCTGA
- a CDS encoding sigma-54-dependent transcriptional regulator: MLEAVSVAPRQLLVLDPFEACEALFQPLQAAGWSVQRCTPQTLNGHAGDALLLYLNQQPSHALLRQLQLTGLGCIVLMDAERVQQINSEELVGEWCFAALTLPVELPQLLETLQQAQTGTRLRRLKSARQAPQFLGNCAAARSLRRRLDRLSRIDGPLFISGERGSGKHLLARLLHQRSSFAAQAMRAIDCNESLDAESLAVSSFTNVRLENASRLSAVDQQKLLDYLQCNPRAHLLTLDRGELVQALQQGRFRSDLFHLLAAQQLQTPNLREHPGDLVLLAEHFAKQHGAVIGRHHRHFSEEAMDAMISHPWPGNVRELRNHVVRALVLAQGRQILAADLGLRPAQANIDAPVTLEDYIRRAERQALNDVLGRYANNMSQAARTLGISRPTFYRLLHKHRLR; encoded by the coding sequence ATGTTGGAGGCTGTTTCCGTCGCACCCCGGCAACTACTGGTGCTCGATCCATTCGAGGCGTGTGAAGCGCTGTTTCAGCCATTGCAGGCTGCTGGCTGGAGCGTGCAGCGCTGCACGCCACAAACGCTCAACGGCCATGCAGGTGATGCACTCCTGCTTTACCTCAATCAGCAGCCTAGTCATGCGCTGCTCAGGCAACTGCAACTGACAGGGCTTGGTTGCATCGTGCTGATGGATGCCGAGCGAGTGCAGCAGATCAATAGCGAAGAGTTGGTCGGCGAATGGTGCTTCGCCGCGCTGACATTGCCGGTGGAATTGCCCCAGTTACTGGAAACCTTGCAACAGGCGCAGACAGGCACCCGCTTGCGCAGATTAAAAAGCGCACGACAGGCACCGCAGTTTCTCGGCAACTGTGCCGCAGCGCGTAGCCTGCGACGGCGGCTGGATCGCCTCAGCCGTATCGATGGTCCGCTGTTTATCAGTGGGGAGCGCGGTAGTGGCAAGCATCTGCTGGCGCGCTTGCTCCACCAGCGTTCATCTTTTGCTGCGCAGGCCATGCGCGCTATCGATTGCAACGAGTCTCTCGACGCCGAGTCTCTCGCAGTGTCGAGCTTCACCAACGTGCGGCTCGAAAACGCATCTCGGCTCTCTGCGGTCGACCAGCAAAAGTTGTTGGACTACCTGCAGTGTAATCCTCGAGCACATCTGTTGACCCTGGACCGAGGCGAGCTGGTACAGGCCCTGCAGCAGGGGCGCTTCAGATCGGATCTGTTTCATCTATTAGCGGCGCAGCAACTGCAAACGCCGAATCTACGCGAACATCCTGGTGATCTGGTGCTGCTGGCCGAGCACTTTGCCAAACAACACGGGGCGGTGATCGGACGGCATCATCGGCATTTCAGCGAGGAAGCGATGGATGCAATGATCAGCCATCCTTGGCCGGGCAATGTGCGTGAGCTGCGCAATCACGTGGTACGCGCCCTGGTGTTGGCTCAAGGTAGGCAGATTCTTGCAGCCGATCTTGGTTTGCGCCCGGCACAAGCGAACATCGATGCTCCGGTCACGCTGGAGGACTACATACGGCGGGCCGAACGCCAGGCGCTCAACGACGTGCTGGGCCGCTACGCCAACAACATGAGCCAGGCCGCGCGCACGCTCGGGATTTCGCGGCCAACCTTCTATCGCTTGCTGCACAAGCATCGTCTGCGCTGA
- the pnuC gene encoding nicotinamide riboside transporter PnuC: MSWLELVAAGLGIVAVWLTVRQNLWCWPIGLIMVLLYAWLFYDWRLYSNLLLQLLFAALQLYGWWQWTRGGDRHNGRKVSRLGVVAVLSGLLIGALGAGLLGYLMATYTDASSPWLDSALTAFSLVAQLWMAQKRLQCWALWVMVDICYVAFFLYSELYLTAGLYAAFTALAINGWLTWRRDPALQHVS, translated from the coding sequence ATGTCCTGGCTCGAACTCGTTGCTGCCGGGCTCGGCATCGTCGCGGTGTGGCTGACGGTCAGACAGAACCTCTGGTGCTGGCCCATCGGCCTGATCATGGTGCTGCTCTACGCCTGGCTGTTCTATGACTGGCGGCTGTATTCCAACTTGCTCTTGCAACTGTTGTTCGCCGCGCTGCAGCTCTACGGTTGGTGGCAGTGGACCCGTGGTGGAGACCGCCACAATGGGCGCAAGGTCAGCCGCCTGGGTGTGGTCGCAGTTCTGAGCGGATTGCTGATCGGTGCGCTCGGTGCCGGGTTGCTCGGCTACCTTATGGCCACTTACACCGATGCCAGCTCGCCCTGGCTGGATTCGGCACTGACCGCCTTCAGCCTAGTGGCGCAGCTGTGGATGGCGCAGAAACGCCTGCAGTGCTGGGCGCTCTGGGTAATGGTCGATATCTGCTACGTGGCCTTCTTCCTGTATAGCGAGCTGTACCTGACTGCAGGTCTCTACGCGGCCTTCACCGCCCTGGCCATAAATGGCTGGCTCACCTGGCGCCGTGACCCGGCGTTGCAGCACGTGTCATGA
- a CDS encoding catalase family protein → MLKRFWLWLGRLLGKLLLTVALVGLVGWGLGEAYYAWKFSGPVSTQEQIEPDEAALTRLIIEDAVRIVEQHRDNTRVLRDAHAKAHGCVKAEVQVLDTLDESLRHGVFSEPGHTWQAWMRLSNGNAYPQFDRARDARGMAIKLLDVPGEKLMKSPAHAGEQDFVMFNHPAFFVRDVAEYRTNFAAQADGKKVQAFFPSLDPRTWEVRHLVIALKTLAPAPESPVATTYNSIAPFKLGESNIKYRVVPAPQNCPPYELPEQNNALPNFLRNALYQQLSLDRAPACFELQVQKQNAQYYMPIEDPSVEWSEKISPFESVARITVQPQDFDSREQNLFCDNLSFNPWHALPEHRPIGGINRLRKSVYEAVSAYRHQRNAPAPASVAPQPTQQETEAELSQ, encoded by the coding sequence ATGTTGAAGCGCTTCTGGCTCTGGCTCGGTCGCCTGCTCGGCAAACTGCTGCTCACCGTCGCCCTTGTAGGCCTGGTTGGCTGGGGCCTGGGCGAAGCCTATTACGCCTGGAAATTCTCCGGCCCGGTCTCTACGCAAGAACAGATCGAGCCGGATGAGGCCGCGCTCACCAGGCTGATCATCGAAGACGCTGTACGCATCGTCGAGCAACACCGCGATAACACCCGCGTACTGCGTGACGCCCACGCCAAGGCCCACGGCTGCGTGAAAGCCGAAGTACAGGTGCTGGATACGCTGGATGAGTCACTGCGCCATGGCGTCTTCAGCGAACCCGGGCATACCTGGCAGGCCTGGATGCGCCTGTCCAACGGCAATGCCTACCCGCAGTTTGATCGTGCCCGCGATGCACGTGGTATGGCCATAAAGCTGCTCGACGTACCGGGCGAGAAACTCATGAAGAGCCCTGCGCATGCTGGCGAGCAGGACTTCGTGATGTTCAACCATCCGGCTTTCTTCGTTCGCGACGTGGCCGAGTACCGCACCAATTTCGCAGCTCAGGCAGATGGCAAGAAGGTCCAGGCCTTCTTCCCCAGCTTGGACCCGCGCACCTGGGAGGTGCGTCATCTGGTCATCGCCCTGAAAACGCTGGCTCCGGCACCAGAAAGCCCCGTGGCCACCACCTACAACTCCATTGCACCGTTCAAGCTCGGCGAGTCGAACATCAAATACCGCGTGGTACCGGCACCGCAGAATTGCCCGCCCTACGAATTGCCGGAACAAAATAACGCCCTACCCAACTTCCTGCGCAATGCGCTTTACCAGCAGCTGTCACTGGACCGTGCGCCGGCGTGCTTTGAATTGCAGGTACAAAAACAGAACGCGCAGTACTACATGCCCATCGAAGATCCGAGTGTCGAGTGGAGCGAAAAGATATCGCCCTTCGAAAGCGTTGCCCGTATTACCGTGCAGCCTCAGGACTTCGATAGCCGGGAACAAAACCTGTTCTGCGACAATTTGTCCTTCAACCCTTGGCATGCACTTCCCGAACACCGCCCTATCGGCGGTATAAACCGTTTGCGCAAGTCGGTATATGAGGCAGTAAGTGCCTATCGCCATCAGCGAAACGCTCCAGCCCCCGCTAGCGTTGCGCCGCAGCCGACCCAGCAGGAAACAGAGGCGGAACTTTCGCAGTAG
- a CDS encoding IS3 family transposase (programmed frameshift), with protein MKRKKYSPEFKREAVELARRSETSCRQIAQEIGVAPSLLNRWVREAQPGMEKAFPGTGSPRDEELARLKRELARVTKERDFLKRRGSVLCQGVIERYTVIQRCRNEYPVRLMCRCLKVSASGYYAWQDRDPSPRARENARLVKRIREIHEDSRGVIGAPRMHEDLLDEGETVSLNRVARLMAAERIQGWPRRKRRGFGRAASGRPAGVKNLLERDFTAQEPERKWVTDITEIATLEGKLFLCVVLDLYSKLVIGWSMHHRQDRLMVIRAVEMAIWQRQGDWSVILHSDRGSQFTSADYQRFLNRNTLICSMSAVGHCGDNAACEGFFGQLKRERVAHQSYRTRDEARADLFDYIERFHNPRMRRRVARQDLKFSALFKPSVEMG; from the exons ATGAAACGCAAGAAATACAGTCCCGAATTCAAGCGGGAAGCCGTTGAACTGGCTCGTCGTTCAGAGACCAGTTGCCGCCAAATTGCCCAAGAGATTGGAGTGGCCCCGAGCTTGCTAAACCGCTGGGTTCGGGAAGCACAACCGGGTATGGAGAAAGCCTTCCCAGGAACGGGAAGTCCGCGGGATGAGGAGCTTGCCCGCCTCAAGCGCGAGCTGGCCCGAGTGACCAAGGAACGTGATTTTTTAA AGAGACGCGGCAGCGTACTTTGCCAGGGAGTCATCGAGCGGTACACGGTGATCCAGCGCTGCCGCAACGAGTACCCGGTACGCCTGATGTGCCGTTGCCTTAAGGTTTCTGCCAGTGGCTATTACGCCTGGCAGGATCGTGATCCAAGCCCCCGCGCTCGAGAGAATGCGCGCTTGGTGAAGCGCATTCGAGAGATTCACGAGGACAGTCGTGGTGTGATCGGAGCGCCACGTATGCACGAGGATCTGCTCGACGAGGGCGAAACTGTGAGCCTGAACCGCGTTGCTCGCCTGATGGCGGCTGAGCGAATTCAAGGCTGGCCACGCCGGAAGAGGCGTGGGTTTGGAAGAGCCGCCAGCGGCCGTCCAGCAGGTGTGAAAAATCTGCTGGAGCGCGATTTCACTGCGCAGGAGCCGGAGCGCAAGTGGGTCACGGACATCACGGAAATAGCCACACTGGAAGGCAAACTCTTCCTATGCGTGGTGCTCGACTTGTACAGCAAGCTGGTGATCGGTTGGTCGATGCACCACCGCCAAGATCGGCTGATGGTGATTCGAGCGGTGGAGATGGCGATCTGGCAGCGCCAAGGTGACTGGTCAGTGATCCTGCATTCGGATCGCGGTAGCCAATTCACCAGTGCGGACTATCAGCGCTTTTTGAATCGCAACACGCTGATCTGCAGCATGAGTGCCGTCGGTCATTGCGGCGACAACGCCGCCTGTGAGGGCTTCTTCGGTCAGCTCAAACGGGAGCGTGTTGCTCACCAGTCGTATCGGACTCGCGATGAGGCCCGGGCGGATTTATTCGATTACATCGAGCGGTTTCATAACCCACGTATGCGTCGTAGAGTCGCCCGGCAAGATCTGAAGTTTTCAGCCCTTTTCAAGCCGTCCGTGGAAATGGGGTAG
- a CDS encoding AAA family ATPase, whose protein sequence is MKVLVLTGPESSGKSWLAAQIQARFGGVVVGEYVRHFIDEQQRDTCYADIAEIARGQLAWEDAARATRPPLLILDTHLLSNMLWSQFLFGDCPHWLEAELLARHYDQHLLLDPAGVPWVEDGQRCQPQLVERQAFHQACRDWLLGNGQRFCELSGGWDERRQAALAQVATLLGLANQHAGPGH, encoded by the coding sequence ATGAAAGTCCTGGTGCTGACCGGTCCCGAGTCCAGCGGCAAGAGCTGGCTGGCAGCGCAAATACAGGCGCGCTTCGGTGGCGTGGTGGTGGGCGAGTACGTGCGCCACTTCATCGACGAACAACAGCGCGATACCTGCTATGCCGACATCGCCGAGATCGCGCGCGGCCAATTGGCCTGGGAGGATGCCGCACGAGCAACCAGGCCGCCGCTACTGATTCTCGACACGCACCTGCTGAGCAACATGCTCTGGAGCCAATTCCTGTTCGGCGATTGTCCGCACTGGTTGGAGGCCGAGTTGCTGGCGCGTCACTACGACCAGCATCTGTTACTCGACCCCGCAGGCGTACCCTGGGTCGAAGACGGCCAGCGTTGCCAGCCTCAGTTGGTCGAGCGTCAGGCCTTTCATCAGGCCTGTCGGGATTGGCTGCTGGGTAACGGGCAGCGTTTCTGCGAACTGTCAGGTGGCTGGGATGAGCGGCGCCAGGCTGCGCTGGCGCAGGTCGCGACGCTGCTCGGCTTAGCGAATCAACACGCTGGCCCAGGCCACTAG
- a CDS encoding DUF1294 domain-containing protein translates to MMDNERKGRLKSWDDAKGFGFIQPANGGADVFAHISVMRGDRRPQPGDDVLFIEGRDERGRPRAAHLRLAGELSLDRQAIRRKPKTPDNAAPARPKPAAKPARRAATQSGGTHSPGSKIVLFALLCVLPVLAALQLFGKGLWWLAPLYLSASLLSFVQYWLDKRNAQIGAQRTPENTLHLVELLGGWPGALIAQQVFRHKTRKASYQTVFWLIVGLHQLLWIDLLLFDGAYVLHHLPSLVR, encoded by the coding sequence GTGATGGACAACGAGCGCAAGGGACGCCTGAAAAGCTGGGATGACGCCAAGGGCTTTGGCTTCATCCAGCCGGCAAACGGCGGTGCTGACGTTTTCGCGCACATTTCCGTCATGCGCGGTGATCGCCGCCCGCAGCCAGGGGACGATGTGCTGTTCATCGAAGGGCGCGACGAGCGTGGTCGGCCACGTGCCGCGCACCTGCGTCTGGCCGGCGAACTGAGCCTCGACCGTCAGGCCATCCGGCGCAAGCCGAAAACGCCGGACAATGCTGCGCCGGCGCGGCCAAAACCCGCTGCCAAACCTGCACGCAGAGCGGCGACACAGTCGGGAGGCACCCACAGTCCAGGCAGCAAGATCGTCCTGTTTGCCTTGCTCTGCGTATTGCCAGTGCTCGCTGCCCTGCAGCTGTTCGGCAAGGGGCTCTGGTGGCTGGCGCCGCTGTACCTGTCGGCCAGCCTGCTGAGCTTCGTGCAGTACTGGCTGGACAAACGCAACGCCCAGATCGGTGCTCAGCGTACGCCGGAGAACACCCTGCATCTGGTCGAACTGCTTGGTGGCTGGCCAGGCGCGCTAATCGCTCAACAAGTCTTCCGTCACAAGACGCGCAAGGCCTCCTATCAGACGGTTTTCTGGCTGATCGTCGGCTTGCACCAGCTACTCTGGATCGACCTGCTGCTGTTCGATGGCGCCTACGTACTACACCACCTGCCCTCATTGGTGCGCTAG
- a CDS encoding DUF1272 domain-containing protein translates to MLELRPNCENCDCDLPAASSDALICSFECTFCRSCAESVLALRCPNCSGELVKRPIRPAEKLERFPASSKRVLKA, encoded by the coding sequence ATGCTTGAACTGCGCCCTAATTGCGAGAACTGCGACTGCGACCTGCCTGCCGCCAGTAGCGACGCCTTGATCTGCTCCTTCGAGTGCACCTTCTGCCGGTCCTGCGCCGAATCCGTGCTGGCGCTACGCTGCCCGAACTGCAGCGGCGAATTGGTGAAGCGCCCCATTCGCCCGGCCGAGAAGCTCGAACGCTTCCCCGCTTCCAGCAAACGCGTGCTCAAAGCCTGA
- a CDS encoding undecaprenyl-diphosphate phosphatase, which produces MDIWMAFQALILGIVEGLTEFLPISSTGHLIVVGDLLGFNGQTATAFKIIIQLGAILAVIWEFRAKVLGVVVGLPNEPKAQRFTFNLLLAFIPAVIFGLAFADLIEHWLFNPITVAMALIIGGIIMLWAEKRDHTIQAETVDDMDWKLALKVGFAQCLALIPGTSRSGATIIGGLVFGLSRKAATEFSFFLAMPTMVAATVYSLFKYRDILQMSDLPIFAIGFVSTFIVAMITVRALLKFITNHSYAVFAWYRIAFGLVILATWQLHLIDWSTAQP; this is translated from the coding sequence ATGGATATCTGGATGGCCTTTCAGGCTCTGATTCTGGGCATTGTGGAAGGCCTGACCGAGTTCCTGCCGATTTCCAGTACCGGACACCTGATCGTGGTCGGAGACTTGCTAGGTTTCAATGGCCAAACGGCAACCGCGTTTAAGATCATTATCCAGCTTGGCGCCATTCTGGCGGTGATCTGGGAGTTCCGGGCCAAGGTGCTCGGTGTGGTGGTCGGGCTGCCCAATGAGCCCAAGGCCCAGCGTTTCACCTTCAATCTGCTGTTGGCGTTCATTCCGGCCGTGATCTTCGGCCTGGCCTTCGCCGATCTCATCGAGCACTGGCTGTTCAACCCCATTACCGTGGCCATGGCGCTGATCATCGGCGGCATCATCATGCTCTGGGCAGAGAAACGCGATCATACCATCCAGGCCGAAACGGTCGACGACATGGACTGGAAGCTGGCCCTGAAGGTCGGTTTCGCCCAGTGCCTGGCGCTGATTCCAGGTACGTCGCGTTCGGGCGCTACCATCATCGGCGGCCTGGTCTTCGGGTTGTCGCGCAAGGCCGCGACCGAGTTTTCCTTCTTCCTTGCCATGCCGACTATGGTGGCGGCCACGGTCTATTCGCTGTTCAAGTACCGCGACATTCTGCAGATGAGCGACTTGCCAATCTTCGCCATTGGCTTCGTCAGCACCTTCATCGTGGCGATGATCACCGTGCGTGCCTTGCTCAAGTTCATCACCAACCACAGCTATGCGGTATTCGCTTGGTATCGCATTGCCTTCGGCCTGGTGATTCTGGCGACCTGGCAGTTGCACCTGATCGACTGGAGCACCGCTCAGCCGTGA
- the nfuA gene encoding Fe-S biogenesis protein NfuA: MSAIIITQAAEDYLAELLSKQDTPGIGIRVFITQPGTPYAETCIAYCKPGEQKPEDTAVGLASFTAWIDGVSEPFLDDAVVDYATDRMGGQLTIKAPNAKVPMVNEDSPLNERINYYLQTEINPGLASHGGQVTLIDVVEEGIAVLQFGGGCQGCGQADYTLKEGIEKTLLERIPELKGVRDVTDHSNRENAYY; this comes from the coding sequence ATGAGCGCTATCATCATTACTCAAGCTGCCGAAGACTACCTGGCCGAGCTGCTGAGCAAGCAGGACACACCGGGTATTGGCATCCGCGTTTTCATCACCCAGCCAGGTACGCCTTATGCGGAAACCTGCATTGCCTACTGCAAACCGGGTGAGCAAAAACCTGAAGACACCGCCGTTGGCCTGGCCAGCTTCACCGCCTGGATCGATGGCGTCAGCGAGCCTTTCCTGGATGACGCTGTCGTCGACTACGCCACTGATCGTATGGGCGGCCAGCTGACCATCAAGGCACCGAACGCCAAGGTGCCGATGGTCAACGAAGACAGCCCGCTGAACGAGCGCATCAATTACTACCTGCAGACCGAGATCAACCCCGGCCTGGCCAGCCACGGCGGCCAGGTGACACTGATCGACGTGGTCGAAGAGGGCATCGCTGTCCTGCAGTTCGGTGGCGGCTGCCAGGGTTGTGGCCAAGCCGATTACACCCTCAAGGAAGGCATCGAGAAAACCCTGCTCGAGCGCATTCCGGAGCTCAAGGGTGTGCGCGACGTGACTGACCACAGCAATCGCGAGAACGCCTATTACTGA